A single window of Gossypium hirsutum isolate 1008001.06 chromosome A10, Gossypium_hirsutum_v2.1, whole genome shotgun sequence DNA harbors:
- the LOC107913816 gene encoding integrator complex subunit 6 homolog isoform X1 → MIVEKKMTAQVSSSLVRVLSGHMEEQHAGNSDILITKDLLGNLSNAKPTTPKAIDLEFKGGRVEAQKCSSSSSPSASASSPKSPLSAKGSASPDGKSFKTPLSNFLQDSKLQDLNFPPINLFDEMTTTSLDLKLQSCSTPSPYQSVCTLDKVKHALERAEKGGNMKKRSSSPPPPPSSPPATSSSTPRMFAAACPGCLLYVIASNTNPRCPRCNSFVPSSLPMKKPRIDLNASF, encoded by the exons ATGATTGTTGAAAA AAAAATGACAGCACAAGTGAGCAGTTCATTGGTAAGGGTATTGAGTGGTCACATGGAGGAGCAGCATGCTGGGAATTCTGATATCTTGATTACAAAAGATTTGCTGGGAAATTTGTCAAATGCTAAACCAACAACACCCAAAGCTATAGATCTTGAATTTAAG GGTGGGAGAGTAGAGGCACAAAAGTGCAgctcatcatcatcaccatcagcATCGGCATCATCACCAAAGTCACCATTATCAGCAAAAGGATCGGCTTCTCCAGATGGGAAATCATTCAAGACTCCATTGTCGAATTTCCTACAAGATTCCAAGCTCCAAGACTTGAACTTCCCACCAATCAACCTGTTTGATGAAATGACAACAACTTCCCTCGATTTAAAGCTCCAATCTTGTTCAACTCCAAGCCCTTACCAAAGTGTTTGTACCCTCGACAAGGTTAAACACGCCCTGGAAAGAGCAGAAAAAGGAGGAAACATGAAGAAACGTTCATCGTCACCACCACCGCCACCGTCATCGCCGCCTGCAACGTCTTCATCAACACCAAGAATGTTTGCAGCTGCATGCCCTGGTTGCTTATTATATGTCATAGCTTCGAATACAAATCCCAGGTGCCCTCGCTGCAATTCTTTTGTTCCATCTTCCCTGCCTATGAAGAAGCCTAGGATTGACCTCAATgcatcattttaa
- the LOC107913816 gene encoding integrator complex subunit 6 homolog isoform X2: MTAQVSSSLVRVLSGHMEEQHAGNSDILITKDLLGNLSNAKPTTPKAIDLEFKGGRVEAQKCSSSSSPSASASSPKSPLSAKGSASPDGKSFKTPLSNFLQDSKLQDLNFPPINLFDEMTTTSLDLKLQSCSTPSPYQSVCTLDKVKHALERAEKGGNMKKRSSSPPPPPSSPPATSSSTPRMFAAACPGCLLYVIASNTNPRCPRCNSFVPSSLPMKKPRIDLNASF; the protein is encoded by the exons ATGACAGCACAAGTGAGCAGTTCATTGGTAAGGGTATTGAGTGGTCACATGGAGGAGCAGCATGCTGGGAATTCTGATATCTTGATTACAAAAGATTTGCTGGGAAATTTGTCAAATGCTAAACCAACAACACCCAAAGCTATAGATCTTGAATTTAAG GGTGGGAGAGTAGAGGCACAAAAGTGCAgctcatcatcatcaccatcagcATCGGCATCATCACCAAAGTCACCATTATCAGCAAAAGGATCGGCTTCTCCAGATGGGAAATCATTCAAGACTCCATTGTCGAATTTCCTACAAGATTCCAAGCTCCAAGACTTGAACTTCCCACCAATCAACCTGTTTGATGAAATGACAACAACTTCCCTCGATTTAAAGCTCCAATCTTGTTCAACTCCAAGCCCTTACCAAAGTGTTTGTACCCTCGACAAGGTTAAACACGCCCTGGAAAGAGCAGAAAAAGGAGGAAACATGAAGAAACGTTCATCGTCACCACCACCGCCACCGTCATCGCCGCCTGCAACGTCTTCATCAACACCAAGAATGTTTGCAGCTGCATGCCCTGGTTGCTTATTATATGTCATAGCTTCGAATACAAATCCCAGGTGCCCTCGCTGCAATTCTTTTGTTCCATCTTCCCTGCCTATGAAGAAGCCTAGGATTGACCTCAATgcatcattttaa
- the LOC107913817 gene encoding histone H4: MSGRGKGGKGLGKGGAKRHRKVLRDNIQGITKPAIRRLARRGGVKRISGLIYEETRGVLKIFLENVIRDAVTYTEHARRKTVTAMDVVYALKRQGRTLYGFGG, encoded by the coding sequence ATGTCAGGTCGTGGGAAGGGAGGCAAAGGATTGGGAAAGGGAGGTGCGAAGAGACACAGGAAAGTACTAAGAGACAATATTCAAGGGATCACGAAGCCGGCCATTCGGAGGTTGGCTAGAAGAGGTGGAGTGAAGAGGATTAGCGGTCTCATTTACGAGGAAACGCGTGGCGTTCTCAAGATTTTCCTTGAAAATGTGATCCGTGATGCGGTCACTTACACTGAGCACGCTAGGAGGAAGACGGTTACTGCAATGGATGTAGTTTATGCTCTGAAAAGACAGGGCCGAACTCTTTACGGCTTTGGAGGCTAA
- the LOC121208585 gene encoding uncharacterized protein yields the protein MVLDGIVSSPLRRSASTRRQSSRDEFGSWSTLVERHRFLLTALGLLAFLCTIYLYFAVTLGATDTCSGLKGTEKATCNLQHVSSTVSHGKLKFL from the coding sequence ATGGTTCTGGACGGAATTGTATCATCTCCCCTTCGAAGGTCAGCATCAACGAGGAGGCAATCCTCGAGAGATGAATTCGGTAGCTGGTCGACACTTGTTGAGAGGCATAGGTTCCTCTTAACAGCATTGGGACTGTTAGCATTCCTCTGTACTATCTACCTTTATTTTGCCGTTACTTTAGGGGCCACGGATACATGTTCTGGGTTGAAAGGAACAGAGAAAGCAACATGTAATCTGCAGCATGTAAGCTCCACTGTCTCCCATGGGAAACTCAAATTCCTGTGA
- the LOC107895745 gene encoding ubiquitin receptor RAD23b isoform X1 codes for MKLIIKTLKGSHFEIRVQPNDTVMAVKKNIEDIQGKDNYPCGQQLLIHNGKVLKDETTLAENKVSEDGFLVVMLSKSKSLGSTGASSAQPASSTPSTTVPASAPSSNSTPATGAPAQASQQTDTYSQAASNLVAGNNLEQTIQQLMDMGGGNWDKETVTRALRAAYNNPERAVDYLYSGIPESAEVAVPVAHFSISQTTETGAAPAAPVSGAPNSSPLNMFPQETLSGAAAGGDGSLDFLRNNQQFQALRSMVQSNPQILQPMLQELGKQNPQLLRLIQEHHAEFLQLINEPLEGSEGDIFDQAEQEMPHAVNVTPAEQEAIERLEAMGFDRALVIEAFLACDRNEELAANYLLENGGDFED; via the exons ATGAAGCTCATCATCAAAACCCTAAAAGGCAGTCACTTTGAAATTAGGGTTCAGCCCAATGATACC GTTATGGCTGTGAAGAAAAACATAGAGGATATACAAGGGAAAGACAATTATCCATGTGGGCAACAGCTGTTGATTCATAATGGGAAGGTTTTGAAAGATGAAACTACTTTAGCTGAAAATAAAGTATCTGAGGATGGTTTtctggttgtcatgcttagcaag AGCAAGTCTTTGGGTTCAACTGGAGCCTCTTCTGCTCAG CCTGCTTCATCAACTCCATCTACCACTGTTCCTGCTTCTGCGCCTTCTTCAAATTCTACACCTGCCACAGGAGCTCCTGCACAAGCATC TCAACAAACCGATACCTATAGTCAAGCTGCTTCGAATTTAGTTGCTGGTAATAATCTTGAGCAGACTATCCAACAATTGATGGATATGGGTGGAGGCAATTGGGACAAAGAAACTGTAACTCGTGCACTTCGGGCTGCTTATAACAACCCAGAGCGAGCAGTGGATTATCTATATTCT GGGATTCCTGAATCAGCAGAAGTGGCAGTGCCAGTGGCTCATTTTTCTATAAGTCAGACTACTGAAACTGGTGCTGCCCCTGCTGCTCCTGTTTCAGGGGCTCCTAATTCTTCACCTTTGAATATGTTTCCTCAG GAAACACTTTCTGGGGCTGCTGCTGGTGGAGATGGATCCCTGGATTTCCTCCGGAACAACCAAcag TTCCAAGCGTTGCGATCAATGGTGCAATCGAACCCACAAATTCTGCAG CCTATGCTACAAGAGCTTGGAAAGCAAAACCCCCAGCTTTTAAGACTAATTCAAGAGCATCATGCAGAATTTCTTCAGCTAATAAATGAGCCTCTTGAAGGTTCTGAAGG GGATATATTTGATCAGGCTGAACAAGAAATGCCTCATGCTGTCAATGTTACCCCGGCAGAACAGGAGGCCATTGAACGA CTTGAAGCAATGGGATTTGATAGAGCCCTTGTGATTGAAGCCTTTTTGGCTTGTGATCGGAACGAGGAATTGGCAGCAAACTATTTGTTGGAAAATGGTGGAGATTTTGAGGACTGA
- the LOC107895745 gene encoding ubiquitin receptor RAD23b isoform X2, producing MKLIIKTLKGSHFEIRVQPNDTVMAVKKNIEDIQGKDNYPCGQQLLIHNGKVLKDETTLAENKVSEDGFLVVMLSKSKSLGSTGASSAQPASSTPSTTVPASAPSSNSTPATGAPAQASQQTDTYSQAASNLVAGNNLEQTIQQLMDMGGGNWDKETVTRALRAAYNNPERAVDYLYSGIPESAEVAVPVAHFSISQTTETGAAPAAPVSGAPNSSPLNMFPQETLSGAAAGGDGSLDFLRNNQQFQALRSMVQSNPQILQPMLQELGKQNPQLLRLIQEHHAEFLQLINEPLEGSEGDIFDQAEQEMPHAVNVTPAEQEAIERYFVFCL from the exons ATGAAGCTCATCATCAAAACCCTAAAAGGCAGTCACTTTGAAATTAGGGTTCAGCCCAATGATACC GTTATGGCTGTGAAGAAAAACATAGAGGATATACAAGGGAAAGACAATTATCCATGTGGGCAACAGCTGTTGATTCATAATGGGAAGGTTTTGAAAGATGAAACTACTTTAGCTGAAAATAAAGTATCTGAGGATGGTTTtctggttgtcatgcttagcaag AGCAAGTCTTTGGGTTCAACTGGAGCCTCTTCTGCTCAG CCTGCTTCATCAACTCCATCTACCACTGTTCCTGCTTCTGCGCCTTCTTCAAATTCTACACCTGCCACAGGAGCTCCTGCACAAGCATC TCAACAAACCGATACCTATAGTCAAGCTGCTTCGAATTTAGTTGCTGGTAATAATCTTGAGCAGACTATCCAACAATTGATGGATATGGGTGGAGGCAATTGGGACAAAGAAACTGTAACTCGTGCACTTCGGGCTGCTTATAACAACCCAGAGCGAGCAGTGGATTATCTATATTCT GGGATTCCTGAATCAGCAGAAGTGGCAGTGCCAGTGGCTCATTTTTCTATAAGTCAGACTACTGAAACTGGTGCTGCCCCTGCTGCTCCTGTTTCAGGGGCTCCTAATTCTTCACCTTTGAATATGTTTCCTCAG GAAACACTTTCTGGGGCTGCTGCTGGTGGAGATGGATCCCTGGATTTCCTCCGGAACAACCAAcag TTCCAAGCGTTGCGATCAATGGTGCAATCGAACCCACAAATTCTGCAG CCTATGCTACAAGAGCTTGGAAAGCAAAACCCCCAGCTTTTAAGACTAATTCAAGAGCATCATGCAGAATTTCTTCAGCTAATAAATGAGCCTCTTGAAGGTTCTGAAGG GGATATATTTGATCAGGCTGAACAAGAAATGCCTCATGCTGTCAATGTTACCCCGGCAGAACAGGAGGCCATTGAACGA TATTTCGTTTTTTGTTTGTAG